The window attttacactggtCTCTCAGGCAGAATGCGGGACATACTGGAGAAGCTGCAGACCTTTAGTGAGGACCAGGAGGACTGTGAGCCAGAGTTTTATGGACCTGAGTATGAGGTAGACAAGATGACTCTGTCTCAACAGGCAGTGGTTTTTGAGAACTCCTCAACTATTGACAACATCCTGAAGGAGGCCCACTCCATACGAAAGGAGATCTCCTTGCTACACTTAGAGATTAAGCATCTGAGCACACACAATGAACGCTTTGGGACTTCCGTGCGACGCTTCAGCCTAATCAAAAGAGACTCAGACTCCATCGCCAGGGGGATCCAGCAATGTGGGGAGGCTCTGTACGTCCGCCTGCAGGCTTTAGGTAAGGAGAGCAGCCacctggaggagaaagaaggtcACCACTCCGCTGTCAGCCGCATTGCCCGACTTCAGTATAATACACTGACCCGAACCTTCCATGCTGCCATGAGTGACTACAATAAGGCCGAGGAGATGCAGAGGAGTACCTGTCGGGGGAGGATCCAGAGGCAGGCCTCCATTATGGGGACTGAAATCACTGATGAGCAGCTGGATGTGCTGGTGGACAAAGGTGGTGAGGGATGGGCTGAGCTGTCCCAGAGTTTGCAGACACACGGTGCACGCTCATGCCGCTGGGCAATGGGTGAGGTCAAAGGCAGACACAATGAACTAGTGGAGCTGGAGGCCAGGCTGAAGGAGGTCCATGAACTGTTCCTGAGCGTGGCCATGCTGGTGGAGGAGCAGGGATCCATGATCAATAACATCGAGAACAATGTGTGTAGCACTCAGGAATATGGTGAAAAAATCAATGTTCACATTAAGAAGGCCATACAGTACAAGAAGAAAAATCCTTTTCTTCACTGTTGCCCCTGTCTACCTTGTTGGAGACACAACCAAACATTTTAGGACTTTGCTTTATGCAATTTT is drawn from Xiphias gladius isolate SHS-SW01 ecotype Sanya breed wild chromosome 4, ASM1685928v1, whole genome shotgun sequence and contains these coding sequences:
- the LOC120788806 gene encoding syntaxin-11-like isoform X1 — protein: MRDILEKLQTFSEDQEDCEPEFYGPEYEVDKMTLSQQAVVFENSSTIDNILKEAHSIRKEISLLHLEIKHLSTHNERFGTSVRRFSLIKRDSDSIARGIQQCGEALYVRLQALGKESSHLEEKEGHHSAVSRIARLQYNTLTRTFHAAMSDYNKAEEMQRSTCRGRIQRQASIMGTEITDEQLDVLVDKGGEGWAELSQSLQTHGARSCRWAMGEVKGRHNELVELEARLKEVHELFLSVAMLVEEQGSMINNIENNVCSTQEYGEKINVHIKKAIQYKKKNPFLHCCPCLPCWRHNQTF